The proteins below come from a single Synechococcus sp. WH 8101 genomic window:
- a CDS encoding TldD/PmbA family protein has product MVGLDPQRSPIQAQLEHLLTEGRRAGADLVEVFLERTDHIGVLVEQDRITSVSPSFSMGAGIRVFKGGRDGFVSTDDLGDVGLLKALDQALAMLGLERSALASSEGFEGLQPLRDFGAVKHDWLQRSPDLRTSTDRLLEGTALLERLGQHLEVRRGSYARDWQEVLVAASDGTFARDIRLHQSSGLSVLAADGDHRASIGRRYGSSDRPDDLREWDLEASAAEVCQSAATMLRADYVDGGQMPVVLANRFGGVIFHEACGHLLETTQVERGTTPFADKVGELIAHPAVTAIDEGLSAGAFGSLSMDDEGMEAQRTVLIENGVLQRFLSDRAGEMRTGHARTGSGRRQNHGFAAASRMRNTYIAAGPHKPEDLIASIDQGLYCKSMGGGSVGPTGQFNFSVEEGYLIENGKLGKPVKGATLIGEAKEVMPRISMCADDLDLAAGFCGSVSGSIFVTVGQPHVKVESITVGGR; this is encoded by the coding sequence GTGGTTGGCCTGGATCCCCAACGCAGTCCGATTCAGGCCCAGCTCGAACACCTCCTCACAGAGGGGCGACGGGCTGGCGCTGATCTTGTTGAGGTGTTCCTGGAACGCACCGACCACATCGGTGTTCTGGTTGAACAGGATCGGATCACCAGCGTCAGCCCTTCCTTTTCGATGGGGGCCGGGATTCGGGTCTTCAAGGGAGGTCGCGATGGGTTCGTGAGCACCGATGACCTCGGCGACGTGGGTCTGCTCAAAGCCCTAGATCAGGCGCTGGCGATGTTGGGGCTCGAGCGTTCCGCTCTGGCATCCTCTGAAGGATTTGAAGGCCTTCAGCCCCTGCGCGATTTTGGCGCTGTCAAGCACGACTGGTTGCAGCGGTCTCCCGACCTGCGCACGAGCACCGACCGCTTGCTGGAGGGCACCGCTCTGTTGGAGCGGCTCGGCCAGCATCTGGAGGTGCGCCGTGGCAGTTATGCGCGCGACTGGCAGGAGGTGCTCGTCGCCGCCAGTGATGGCACCTTTGCCCGCGACATCCGCTTGCATCAGTCCAGTGGCCTGAGCGTGCTCGCCGCCGATGGCGACCATCGCGCCAGTATTGGGCGCCGCTACGGCTCTTCGGATCGCCCCGACGATCTGCGCGAGTGGGACCTGGAGGCCTCGGCTGCGGAGGTGTGTCAGAGCGCCGCCACGATGTTGCGCGCCGACTACGTCGACGGCGGCCAGATGCCCGTGGTGTTGGCCAATCGCTTCGGCGGGGTGATCTTCCATGAGGCCTGCGGCCACCTGCTCGAAACCACTCAGGTGGAGCGGGGCACCACCCCCTTCGCAGACAAGGTGGGTGAGTTGATCGCCCACCCGGCTGTTACCGCAATCGATGAGGGTCTCAGCGCCGGCGCCTTCGGCTCCCTCTCCATGGATGACGAGGGGATGGAAGCACAGCGCACCGTGTTGATTGAGAACGGTGTGTTGCAGCGGTTCCTTAGTGATCGTGCCGGCGAGATGCGCACCGGCCATGCCCGCACCGGCAGTGGTCGGCGCCAAAACCACGGTTTCGCTGCCGCCAGCCGGATGCGCAACACCTACATCGCCGCCGGTCCCCATAAGCCCGAGGATCTGATCGCTTCGATCGACCAGGGGTTGTATTGCAAGTCGATGGGGGGCGGCAGCGTCGGCCCGACGGGCCAGTTCAATTTCTCTGTGGAGGAGGGTTACTTGATTGAGAACGGCAAGCTGGGCAAGCCGGTGAAGGGGGCGACCCTGATCGGCGAAGCCAAGGAGGTGATGCCACGCATCTCCATGTGCGCCGATGATCTCGATCTCGCGGCGGGCTTTTGCGGCTCCGTGAGCGGCAGCATCTTCGTCACCGTCGGTCAGCCCCACGTCAAGGTGGAGTCCATCACCGTTGGAGGCCGCTGA
- a CDS encoding TldD/PmbA family protein produces the protein MTSTPQTAQAELQPIDVAALRDHLQSYASREGIRQWDLGASRSTSASVQVDRGEAKQLKAAQRSSITVRVWNDQGLVGITSCTDLSPAGLERALAGARDASAFGNSEEIPAFSPLAKAPTPELERPLQPARGIQSLLHTLKDAERQLLARHSAMNTVPYNGLSEGCSERLYLNSEGALRQMQRTQASLYLYARAEEAGRKPRSGGAVRLALGSDQLDVAGCIDEAANRTISHLAYQPVPTGRYLVCFTPEAFLDLLGAFSSMLNARAVLDGVSLSKSESIGEQVAVPFLSLHDNGLHPGHVGAAPFDGEGTPTRRLSLIEQGRLVSFLHSEATARHFGVEPTGHAGLGAKVSVGPDWFEVGTSDGMSSGTSHLHHARSTDTFVLIEGLNALHAGVKASQGAFSLPFDGWLVQGGERISVESATVAGDIRELLKGIVHLEEPVVTHQGVSPHVWVEGLAITGDA, from the coding sequence ATGACATCCACACCTCAGACCGCTCAGGCGGAGTTGCAACCGATCGATGTCGCGGCCCTGCGCGACCACTTGCAGAGCTACGCCAGCCGGGAAGGGATTCGTCAATGGGATCTCGGCGCCAGTCGCAGCACCAGCGCCTCGGTGCAGGTGGATCGCGGTGAGGCCAAACAGTTGAAGGCGGCCCAGCGCAGTTCGATCACGGTGCGGGTCTGGAACGACCAGGGACTGGTCGGCATCACCAGCTGCACGGATCTGTCCCCCGCCGGGCTGGAGCGAGCCCTCGCCGGCGCGCGGGACGCGAGCGCCTTCGGCAACAGCGAGGAGATTCCAGCCTTCTCCCCCCTCGCCAAGGCGCCCACGCCCGAGCTGGAGCGCCCGCTGCAACCGGCCCGCGGCATTCAGTCGCTCCTGCACACGCTCAAGGATGCGGAGCGGCAGCTGCTGGCGCGCCATAGCGCCATGAACACCGTTCCCTACAACGGTCTCAGTGAGGGGTGCAGCGAGCGCCTCTATCTCAACAGTGAGGGGGCCCTGCGTCAGATGCAGCGCACTCAGGCCAGCCTCTATCTCTATGCCCGGGCGGAGGAAGCTGGCCGCAAGCCGCGCAGCGGTGGAGCCGTGCGCCTGGCCCTTGGCAGCGATCAGCTCGATGTCGCTGGTTGTATCGATGAAGCGGCCAACCGCACCATCAGCCACCTCGCGTACCAACCGGTCCCCACCGGTCGCTATCTGGTGTGTTTCACCCCAGAGGCGTTTCTGGATCTGCTCGGAGCCTTCAGCAGCATGCTCAATGCACGGGCGGTGCTCGATGGCGTCAGCCTCAGCAAGTCGGAGTCGATCGGTGAGCAGGTGGCCGTGCCCTTCCTCTCCCTCCACGACAACGGGCTCCATCCCGGTCATGTCGGTGCTGCACCCTTCGATGGCGAGGGCACACCCACCCGGCGGCTCAGCCTGATCGAGCAGGGCCGCTTGGTCAGTTTTCTCCATTCCGAAGCGACGGCGCGCCATTTCGGCGTCGAGCCCACTGGCCATGCCGGCCTGGGCGCCAAGGTCTCCGTCGGGCCGGATTGGTTCGAAGTGGGCACCAGCGATGGCATGAGCAGTGGTACCAGTCATCTGCATCACGCCCGCAGCACCGACACGTTTGTGTTGATCGAAGGCCTCAACGCTCTCCATGCCGGTGTCAAAGCCAGCCAGGGTGCTTTTTCTCTGCCCTTTGATGGTTGGTTGGTGCAAGGGGGCGAACGGATTTCGGTGGAATCGGCCACCGTGGCCGGTGACATCCGCGAGCTACTCAAGGGGATCGTGCATCTGGAGGAGCCGGTGGTCACCCACCAGGGGGTCAGTCCCCATGTGTGGGTGGAGGGCCTCGCCATCACCGGTGATGCCTGA
- the fmt gene encoding methionyl-tRNA formyltransferase — protein MKILFWGTPRYAVPSLEALHAAGHTIVAVVTQPDRRRGRGKALQPSPVKERALQLGVPVFTPERIRRDPEMQQQLEALGADLSVVVAFGQILPPEILQQPPLGCWNGHGSLLPRWRGAGPIQWCLLEGDAETGVGIMAMEEGLDTGPVLLERRLGIGLLENAEQLAMRLSALTAELMVEAMPRIEAAGPGPEPERWQRLGLRPQAADGMTYARMLSKQDAQIDWSASALAIHRQVMGLYPNAVSQWQGKRLKILQTEPLIERLSAQLSSDAREWLGRWPTGGHAPGTVLACPPGLGVVVSSSGCPLLIREAQLEGKGRCGGQALVQQLQARPGDRLG, from the coding sequence GTGAAGATCCTGTTCTGGGGAACGCCGCGCTACGCCGTTCCCAGCCTCGAGGCCCTGCATGCAGCCGGGCACACGATCGTGGCGGTGGTGACCCAGCCCGACCGCCGTCGCGGTCGGGGCAAGGCGTTGCAGCCCTCTCCTGTCAAGGAGAGGGCATTGCAACTGGGTGTGCCGGTGTTCACGCCAGAGCGGATCCGTCGCGATCCGGAGATGCAGCAGCAACTCGAGGCCCTCGGCGCCGATCTCTCCGTGGTGGTGGCCTTCGGCCAGATCCTGCCGCCGGAGATTCTGCAGCAACCGCCGCTGGGCTGTTGGAACGGCCATGGCTCCCTCCTGCCCCGCTGGCGCGGCGCCGGTCCGATCCAGTGGTGCCTGCTCGAGGGCGACGCTGAAACCGGCGTCGGCATCATGGCGATGGAGGAAGGCCTCGACACCGGTCCGGTGCTGTTGGAACGTCGCCTCGGCATTGGGTTGCTGGAGAACGCCGAGCAACTGGCCATGCGCCTGAGCGCGCTGACGGCGGAACTGATGGTGGAAGCGATGCCTCGCATTGAAGCGGCTGGCCCCGGTCCGGAGCCCGAGCGCTGGCAGCGGTTGGGGCTGCGCCCCCAGGCCGCCGACGGCATGACCTACGCGCGCATGCTCAGCAAACAGGATGCCCAGATCGATTGGAGCGCCTCGGCTCTGGCGATTCATCGCCAGGTGATGGGGCTCTATCCCAACGCGGTGAGCCAGTGGCAGGGCAAGCGCCTGAAGATTCTCCAGACCGAGCCCCTGATCGAGCGTCTGTCAGCCCAGCTCTCCAGCGATGCCCGGGAGTGGCTGGGGCGCTGGCCCACCGGGGGGCACGCCCCGGGAACAGTGCTCGCCTGTCCACCCGGTCTTGGGGTGGTGGTCAGCAGCAGTGGCTGCCCGCTTTTGATCCGGGAAGCGCAGCTGGAGGGCAAGGGACGCTGTGGCGGTCAGGCCCTGGTGCAGCAACTTCAGGCTCGGCCCGGTGATCGCCTCGGCTGA
- a CDS encoding DUF6464 family protein yields MLVELKQAGSERLIDRLELEEPPHPGLWFEHGERSFLVLQRRHRYTLRSGRYQLSSLVLLVKPERRPADARRWRHGWVIGDPTCKLNALSPLLRCAVMPDGPCERCVHRLER; encoded by the coding sequence ATGCTGGTGGAACTGAAACAGGCGGGTTCGGAACGACTGATCGATCGGCTCGAGCTGGAGGAGCCTCCCCACCCGGGTCTCTGGTTCGAGCATGGCGAGCGCAGCTTTCTGGTGTTGCAACGCCGCCATCGCTACACCCTGCGTTCTGGCCGCTATCAGCTGAGCAGCCTGGTGCTGCTGGTCAAACCCGAGCGCCGGCCGGCCGATGCCCGCCGCTGGCGGCATGGCTGGGTGATCGGAGACCCGACCTGCAAGCTGAATGCCCTCAGCCCTCTGCTGCGCTGTGCGGTGATGCCCGATGGCCCCTGTGAGCGGTGCGTCCACCGCCTGGAGCGCTGA
- a CDS encoding DEAD/DEAH box helicase produces MLRALKDKGYSTPSPIQAQAIPAVISGRDVMAAAQTGTGKTAGFTLPMLERLCHGARAGRRQIRALVLTPTRELAAQVLDNVRQYSCHLPLRSEVVFGGVKINPQIQRLAQGVDVLVATPGRLLDLHQQGAVRFEAVECLVLDEADRMLDMGFIHDIRRLLSRLPERRQTLLFSATFSAPIRKLAQGMLHHPLQIQVAPANQTARSVEQTVHPCDMGRKAALLTHLIRSEDWQQVLVFSRTKHGANKVADRLNQEGLVAAAIHGNKSQGARTRALQGFKDGSVRVLVATDIAARGIDIQQLPHVVNLDLPNVAEDYVHRIGRTGRAGESGHAISLVAAEEALLLKAIERLTGEALPRVEIQGFEPTVLSAPPLDLSGGRGRRSPQRRNRHQPRRSPGRA; encoded by the coding sequence CTGCTCCGCGCCCTGAAAGACAAGGGATACAGCACCCCGTCTCCGATTCAGGCGCAGGCGATTCCGGCGGTGATCAGCGGGCGGGATGTGATGGCGGCAGCGCAGACAGGCACGGGCAAAACGGCCGGGTTCACCCTGCCCATGCTCGAGAGGCTCTGCCATGGCGCTCGCGCCGGGCGACGCCAGATCCGGGCCCTGGTGCTCACGCCAACCCGGGAACTGGCGGCTCAGGTGCTCGACAACGTGCGGCAATACAGCTGCCATCTGCCCCTGCGCAGCGAGGTGGTGTTCGGTGGGGTGAAGATCAATCCCCAGATCCAGCGGCTCGCCCAGGGAGTGGATGTGCTGGTCGCCACCCCCGGTCGACTGCTCGATCTGCACCAGCAGGGGGCAGTGCGGTTTGAGGCGGTGGAGTGCCTGGTGCTGGATGAGGCCGACCGGATGCTCGACATGGGCTTCATCCACGACATCCGTCGTCTGCTGTCGCGCCTTCCCGAACGGCGTCAGACCCTGCTGTTTTCCGCCACCTTCAGTGCCCCGATTCGCAAACTGGCGCAGGGGATGCTGCATCACCCCCTCCAGATCCAGGTGGCGCCGGCGAACCAGACCGCCCGCTCCGTTGAACAGACGGTGCACCCCTGCGACATGGGCCGCAAGGCCGCCCTGCTCACGCACCTGATTCGATCGGAAGACTGGCAGCAGGTGCTGGTGTTCTCACGCACGAAACACGGTGCCAACAAGGTGGCCGACCGACTCAACCAGGAGGGCCTGGTCGCAGCGGCGATCCATGGCAACAAAAGTCAGGGCGCCCGCACCAGGGCCCTTCAAGGGTTCAAGGACGGGTCCGTGCGCGTGCTCGTCGCCACCGACATCGCGGCGCGGGGCATCGACATCCAACAGCTCCCCCATGTGGTGAACCTGGATCTGCCCAATGTGGCGGAAGACTATGTGCATCGGATCGGCCGCACGGGTCGCGCCGGCGAAAGCGGCCATGCCATCTCTCTGGTGGCCGCCGAAGAAGCCCTGCTGCTGAAAGCGATTGAACGGCTCACCGGTGAGGCCCTGCCCCGGGTGGAGATTCAGGGCTTCGAGCCGACGGTGCTCAGCGCCCCACCGCTGGATCTCAGTGGTGGCCGGGGACGCCGCAGCCCCCAGCGCCGCAACAGACATCAGCCGAGGCGATCACCGGGCCGAGCCTGA